One Cololabis saira isolate AMF1-May2022 chromosome 18, fColSai1.1, whole genome shotgun sequence genomic region harbors:
- the rhov gene encoding rho-related GTP-binding protein RhoV produces MPPQMDYFYHESRVPSACGLTREDELDPEVISCMLVGDGAVGKTSMIVSYISNGYPAEYQQTGFDVFSGQVQVEGSPVKIQLMDTAGQEEFDEFRALSYAHTDVFLLCFSMVNPSSFHNITKKWVPEIRAHNPSAPIILVGTQLDLMLDVNVLINLDRSNVKPVPSARARSMADKIRATDFVECSSLTQKNLKEAFDAAIFAAIKNKARKSKKRRFSDRRTKAFSRCSWKKFFCFI; encoded by the exons ATGCCACCCCAGATGGATTACTTTTACCACGAGTCCCGAGTCCCTTCAGCTTGCGGGCTTACCCGGGAGGATGAGCTGGACCCCGAGGTGATCAGCTGCATGCTGGTGGGAGATGGAGCCGTGGGGAAGACCAGCATGATAGTCAGCTACATCTCCAATGGATACCCGGCAGAGTACCAGCAGACAGGGTTTGATGTTTTCTCCG GTCAGGTCCAAGTTGAAGGATCGCCAGTCAAAATCCAACTTATGGACACTGCTGGACAG GAAGAGTTTGATGAATTCCGGGCTCTGTCCTACGCACACACGGATGTCTTCCTCCTGTGCTTCAGCATGGTCAACCCCTCTTCGTTTCACAACATCACCAAGAAGTGGGTCCCGGAGATCCGAGCCCACAACCCTTCCGCGCCCATCATTCTCGTCGGGACTCAGTTGGACCTGATGCTGGACGTGAACGTCCTCATCAACCTGGACCGATCTAACGTTAAGCCGGTGCCGAGTGCTCGGGCCCGAAGCATGGCGGACAAGATTAGGGCGACAGACTTCGTGGAGTGCTCGTCCCTCACGCAGAAGAACTTAAAAGAGGCGTTTGACGCGGCTATCTTTGCTGCGATTAAGAACAAAGCCCGCAAGAGCAAGAAACGAAGGTTTTCTGACAGGCGCACCAAAGCTTTCTCCAGGTGCAGCTGGAAGAAGTTCTTCTGCTTCATCTGA